A single Acidaminococcus sp. DNA region contains:
- the citF gene encoding citrate lyase subunit alpha has product MKNAVGREIPEEILKATGKDVFRGSFAKHLVEYKAATHTVAPVMDPHYSKVVDSIEDVLKKCGIHDGMTLSFHHHFREGDYVVNMVMEAVHKMGIKDITICASSLGKAQAPIVPMIEDGTITNIQASGVRGPIGQAISNGKLKGLAIMRGHGARVRAVETGETHIDIAFIGAPCSDDMGNARAVGSATGSDCGVLGYAAIDAQYADKVVIVTDTLVPFPNVPASIDMTNVDYVVKVDAIGDPSKIATGAAKPTTDQRKLLMAKYAADFMVHMPWYKDGFIYQTGVGGASIASTKYLAEHLRNDNVHIGVAMGGIAQTICELQHEGLINKIADTQDFDTYSIEDIKTNPNHYEITTSQYADPFNKGAYVNKLDFVILGALEVDTHFNVNVVVGSDGVITGAQGGHPDTAAGAKCTIVIAPLLQGRSPAICTDCTTVTTPGETVDVVVTDYGIAINPKRQDIIEAAKGCDLPICTIEELRDQAYKIVGKPDPVQFEDRVVGIIEARDGSIMDVVRQVKKDVEI; this is encoded by the coding sequence ATGAAGAATGCAGTAGGTAGAGAGATTCCTGAAGAGATCCTGAAGGCAACCGGCAAAGACGTCTTCCGCGGCAGCTTTGCCAAACACCTCGTTGAATACAAGGCTGCTACCCACACGGTAGCTCCTGTCATGGATCCCCATTACAGCAAAGTGGTAGATTCCATTGAAGATGTTCTGAAGAAATGCGGTATCCATGATGGCATGACCCTTTCCTTCCACCATCATTTCCGTGAAGGGGACTACGTCGTCAACATGGTTATGGAAGCTGTTCACAAGATGGGTATCAAAGATATCACCATCTGCGCTTCCTCCCTCGGTAAAGCTCAGGCTCCGATTGTTCCGATGATTGAAGACGGCACGATTACCAATATCCAGGCTTCCGGCGTACGTGGACCGATTGGTCAGGCTATTTCCAACGGCAAACTGAAGGGCCTTGCTATCATGCGTGGTCATGGTGCTCGTGTTCGCGCCGTTGAAACCGGCGAGACCCATATTGACATTGCCTTCATTGGTGCTCCTTGCTCCGATGACATGGGCAACGCTCGTGCTGTGGGCAGTGCTACCGGCAGTGACTGCGGCGTTCTCGGTTACGCAGCCATTGATGCTCAGTATGCTGACAAAGTTGTTATCGTAACGGATACGCTGGTTCCGTTCCCGAACGTACCGGCTTCCATTGATATGACCAACGTTGACTATGTAGTAAAGGTTGACGCCATCGGTGATCCGAGCAAGATTGCTACCGGTGCTGCTAAGCCGACTACTGACCAGAGAAAGCTCCTGATGGCTAAGTATGCTGCAGACTTCATGGTTCATATGCCCTGGTACAAAGACGGTTTCATCTATCAGACCGGTGTAGGCGGTGCTTCTATCGCTTCCACCAAGTATCTGGCTGAACATCTGAGAAACGACAATGTTCATATCGGCGTGGCTATGGGTGGTATTGCCCAGACCATCTGCGAACTGCAGCATGAAGGCCTGATCAACAAGATTGCCGATACCCAGGACTTCGATACCTATTCTATCGAAGATATCAAGACCAACCCGAACCATTACGAAATCACGACTTCCCAGTATGCTGATCCGTTCAACAAGGGCGCATATGTCAACAAGCTGGACTTCGTAATCCTCGGTGCTCTCGAAGTTGATACCCACTTCAACGTTAACGTAGTTGTAGGTTCCGACGGCGTCATCACCGGTGCTCAGGGCGGCCATCCTGATACGGCTGCCGGTGCAAAGTGCACTATCGTTATTGCTCCGCTGCTGCAAGGCCGCAGCCCTGCTATCTGCACAGACTGCACCACTGTTACGACTCCGGGCGAAACGGTTGACGTAGTCGTTACCGATTATGGTATCGCTATCAACCCGAAACGTCAGGACATCATCGAAGCTGCCAAGGGCTGCGATCTGCCAATCTGCACGATTGAAGAACTTCGTGACCAGGCTTACAAGATTGTCGGCAAGCCGGATCCGGTTCAATTCGAAGACCGTGTTGTCGGTATCATTGAAGCTCGTGACGGTTCCATCATGGATGTCGTAAGACAAGTAAAGAAGGATGTTGAAATCTAA
- a CDS encoding aldolase/citrate lyase family protein yields MANTNPNFKRLRRSMMFLNAQKPSLIKDPYVYKPDSIMLDLEDAVAENQKDAARYSLFHALKEIDYHGCERVVRINGLETPHWKEDIRVCVAGGADTIRISKCESAQDVKIVEDAITAAEKEFHREVGSTLIMAAIESTKGILNVYDICKASDRLFGVALSGGDYTRDLQTSISKSGVELMGARQQMVIAARATGKMCFDTVYTDLDDMEGFRKDVEMIRTMGFDGKSIINPRQIPICHEVFTPTEKQIRWAEAVVREIDTKKAMGIGVFTINGKMLDIAFYDGAKRTIALAKAAGVYKGDL; encoded by the coding sequence ATGGCAAACACGAATCCTAACTTCAAGCGTTTAAGAAGATCCATGATGTTCCTGAACGCACAAAAACCGAGCCTGATCAAAGATCCGTATGTTTATAAACCCGATTCCATCATGCTGGATCTGGAAGATGCCGTAGCTGAAAACCAGAAGGATGCTGCCCGTTATTCCCTGTTCCATGCCCTGAAGGAAATTGATTATCATGGATGCGAACGCGTTGTCCGTATCAATGGTCTGGAAACTCCGCACTGGAAGGAAGATATCCGTGTCTGCGTAGCAGGCGGTGCTGATACCATTCGTATTTCCAAGTGCGAATCTGCCCAGGATGTCAAGATTGTTGAAGATGCCATTACGGCAGCTGAAAAAGAATTCCATCGTGAAGTTGGTTCTACCTTGATTATGGCTGCTATCGAATCTACGAAAGGTATCCTGAACGTTTATGATATCTGCAAGGCTTCCGATCGTCTGTTTGGCGTTGCTCTCTCCGGCGGCGACTACACCAGAGACCTGCAGACCTCCATCTCCAAGAGCGGCGTTGAACTGATGGGTGCCCGTCAGCAAATGGTTATCGCAGCTCGTGCTACCGGCAAGATGTGCTTCGATACCGTTTACACCGATCTGGACGACATGGAAGGCTTCCGCAAGGACGTCGAAATGATCAGAACCATGGGCTTTGATGGTAAATCCATCATCAACCCGCGTCAGATTCCTATCTGCCACGAAGTGTTCACTCCGACCGAAAAACAAATCCGTTGGGCTGAAGCCGTAGTTCGCGAAATCGACACCAAGAAAGCAATGGGTATCGGTGTATTCACCATCAATGGTAAGATGCTGGATATCGCTTTCTATGACGGTGCTAAGAGAACGATCGCCCTGGCTAAGGCAGCCGGTGTTTATAAGGGGGATTTATAA
- the citD gene encoding citrate lyase acyl carrier protein, with the protein MELKKAAMAGTVESSDAQITVEPGTNGIELSIESSVIHQYGRQIKAVVLDTLKKLDVKNAKVSVVDKGALDCTLKARVEGAVFRSINEDPDTPNPWEVL; encoded by the coding sequence ATGGAATTAAAGAAGGCAGCCATGGCTGGCACTGTTGAGTCTTCTGATGCCCAGATTACGGTTGAACCCGGTACGAACGGCATTGAACTCTCCATCGAAAGCAGTGTGATTCATCAGTATGGCAGACAAATCAAGGCTGTTGTCCTGGATACCCTGAAGAAACTCGACGTTAAGAACGCCAAGGTTTCCGTTGTTGACAAGGGTGCACTTGACTGCACACTGAAAGCACGTGTAGAAGGCGCTGTATTCCGTTCTATCAATGAGGACCCGGATACTCCGAATCCTTGGGAGGTCTTATAA
- a CDS encoding LysR family transcriptional regulator yields MNLKHAQYIMEIIKEGSITNASKAMHVSQPALSQTIKAVEKYLGAPIFLRNTKPIVLTEAGKKYITAVKKIITISTNLLHEVADIQYEGYGTLRLGIPIQRAMQMLPEVMPIFRQRYPHIKLEIQEAGSNITEKAVLNGAVDIAVLTTTPSNDELTYDLVETEDVVLVANKLTMLAQRIEPGTPIHVTEAKNESFISITEGHNVRRVQDTLFDVYEMKPSIILETSSIEVGKRLVDSMEAVFICPDVYLDEYFMSRNHCAIYPLLGIANKRYCYVCSRKDAYLSPYARAFVELIKSHGKNERVSKDHEEN; encoded by the coding sequence ATGAACCTAAAGCATGCACAGTACATCATGGAAATTATTAAAGAGGGGAGCATCACTAATGCGTCTAAGGCGATGCACGTCTCTCAGCCGGCTTTGAGCCAGACCATCAAAGCGGTGGAAAAATATCTGGGAGCTCCTATTTTTCTGCGGAACACGAAACCAATCGTACTGACAGAAGCAGGCAAGAAGTATATAACCGCTGTCAAAAAGATTATTACCATTAGTACGAATTTACTTCATGAAGTAGCCGATATCCAGTATGAAGGTTACGGTACGCTGCGTCTCGGGATTCCTATTCAGCGCGCCATGCAGATGCTGCCTGAGGTTATGCCGATTTTTCGGCAGCGTTACCCCCATATCAAATTAGAAATCCAGGAAGCCGGCAGTAATATTACGGAAAAAGCAGTTCTTAACGGAGCCGTGGATATTGCTGTTCTTACGACTACACCCAGTAATGATGAGCTGACTTATGACCTTGTAGAAACGGAAGATGTGGTGCTCGTTGCCAACAAGCTGACGATGCTGGCTCAGCGCATCGAACCGGGGACTCCGATTCATGTGACGGAAGCTAAAAATGAATCCTTCATTTCGATTACAGAGGGGCATAACGTGCGCCGCGTCCAGGATACGTTGTTTGACGTGTATGAGATGAAACCGAGCATCATTCTGGAAACATCCAGCATCGAAGTCGGAAAACGGCTGGTTGATAGTATGGAGGCTGTTTTTATCTGTCCGGATGTATATCTGGATGAATATTTCATGTCTCGGAATCACTGCGCCATTTATCCTCTTCTGGGCATCGCCAATAAGCGTTACTGCTACGTCTGCAGCCGCAAGGATGCTTACCTCAGCCCCTATGCACGGGCTTTTGTTGAATTGATTAAATCGCATGGCAAAAACGAGAGGGTATCGAAAGATCATGAAGAAAATTAA
- the citG gene encoding triphosphoribosyl-dephospho-CoA synthase CitG: MKKINPVPPELRVEVPDMLRARDGRVMAQKKLIEKYHKPLLFFTMNIPGPQKVSLLVRRGFLEGVRRLELALGEAGINIVYEKVINYKTGYEKYYVLDGDPKEIKRISSGLENQDRLGRLFDMDVLDVDGRKLSRTELGLPGRTCFVCSQPAQACARSRKHTVPVLVRNVHRILENFILDSAQIFMRDALEGEVAATPKPGLVDMDNSGAHKDMDCHTFALSTDAILPYLCQMAEKGWRWEGSGEELFTALRPTGAAAEKAMFRATNNVNTHKGIIFSMGLVASFTLWHLAREGFVDSKAILEDIGKSVSPVLAQDFAKIDPYHPHTHGEILYVKEGCRGIRGEAMDGFPAVEAIGLPALRQYMAEHRPANEAYIQTLLLLMSKVEDTNILSRSNRETLRYAQQAAAEILKKGGAFTAEGIKAVWELNDDFVKRNISPGGCADLLILSIFLAKMEYLFASK, encoded by the coding sequence ATGAAGAAAATTAATCCCGTTCCGCCCGAGCTGCGGGTCGAAGTGCCGGATATGCTGCGGGCCCGTGACGGCCGCGTGATGGCGCAGAAAAAATTGATTGAAAAATATCATAAACCACTGCTGTTTTTTACGATGAATATTCCCGGTCCGCAAAAAGTCTCCCTGCTCGTTCGCCGCGGTTTTCTGGAAGGTGTGCGGCGGCTCGAATTGGCACTGGGAGAGGCCGGCATCAATATTGTTTATGAGAAGGTCATCAACTATAAGACCGGGTACGAAAAATATTATGTTCTTGATGGGGATCCGAAGGAAATCAAACGGATTTCTTCGGGCTTGGAAAATCAGGACCGGTTAGGGCGCCTTTTTGATATGGATGTTCTGGATGTAGACGGCAGAAAATTGTCCCGTACGGAGCTGGGACTGCCGGGGAGAACCTGTTTTGTTTGCTCACAGCCGGCTCAGGCGTGTGCCCGCAGCAGGAAGCATACGGTTCCGGTCCTTGTAAGAAATGTGCACCGGATCCTGGAGAATTTCATTCTTGATTCGGCGCAGATTTTTATGCGTGACGCCCTTGAAGGGGAGGTCGCTGCTACGCCAAAACCGGGGCTTGTGGACATGGATAACTCGGGAGCTCATAAAGATATGGACTGCCATACCTTTGCCCTTAGTACGGATGCTATTTTACCTTATCTGTGTCAGATGGCGGAAAAAGGCTGGCGCTGGGAAGGTTCGGGAGAAGAACTTTTTACGGCACTGCGTCCTACGGGAGCTGCCGCTGAAAAAGCGATGTTTCGGGCAACGAATAACGTGAATACGCATAAGGGCATCATTTTTTCGATGGGGCTTGTAGCCTCGTTTACGCTCTGGCACCTGGCCAGGGAAGGTTTCGTGGACAGCAAAGCAATCCTTGAAGACATCGGGAAAAGTGTTTCACCCGTTCTGGCTCAGGATTTTGCCAAGATAGACCCATATCATCCGCATACCCATGGAGAAATTCTCTATGTGAAGGAAGGCTGTCGCGGCATTCGCGGGGAAGCCATGGACGGTTTTCCTGCCGTTGAGGCTATCGGTCTGCCGGCGCTGCGCCAATATATGGCAGAGCACAGACCGGCAAATGAGGCATATATACAGACTTTACTGCTCCTCATGAGCAAGGTAGAGGATACTAATATTCTGAGCCGCAGCAATCGCGAGACGCTGCGTTACGCACAGCAGGCCGCTGCTGAAATCCTTAAGAAAGGCGGAGCTTTTACTGCGGAAGGAATTAAAGCAGTCTGGGAGCTTAACGATGATTTCGTGAAACGCAACATCAGTCCCGGAGGCTGTGCGGATTTGTTGATTCTATCCATTTTTCTGGCAAAGATGGAGTACTTGTTTGCAAGCAAATAG
- a CDS encoding O-acetylhomoserine aminocarboxypropyltransferase/cysteine synthase translates to MSIDITKKNYKFETLQQHAGQVPDPATGARDVPIYQTTSYVFKNTQDGEDQFALRKPGFIYSRLANPTWDVLEKRIAALEGGTAALATATGAAAISLSLINLAGAGDEIVAAPTLYGGTVEMFTDTFKHLGIHVKFANPDDSQSFASLITDKTKAFYLESLGNPAVNIPDFEAIADIAHKAGIPVLVDNTFATPYLFRPLEHGADVVLHSATKFIGGHGTTLGGLIVEKGDFDWEGSGRFPEIVAPDEAYGGLSFGKDIPGAGFVTRVRAKYLRDLGASLSPFNAWLLIQGLESLSLRIERHVSNAQKIAAFLENHPAVAKVNYPSLPSSPYYKLAQKYFPKGTGSIFSFELKAGYEAARKFIDAAEIFTDLANVGDSKSLLVHPASTTHQQLSPEALKAAGITSGTIRISVGLENVDDLIADIEQALEKAAK, encoded by the coding sequence ATGAGTATCGACATCACAAAAAAGAATTACAAATTTGAAACCTTACAACAACATGCCGGCCAGGTACCAGATCCTGCGACGGGTGCGCGGGATGTACCAATTTATCAGACGACTTCCTATGTCTTTAAAAACACACAAGACGGGGAAGATCAATTCGCACTTCGTAAACCAGGCTTCATTTATTCTCGTTTAGCTAACCCGACTTGGGACGTTCTGGAAAAACGAATTGCCGCTTTGGAAGGTGGGACTGCTGCACTGGCAACAGCAACCGGTGCCGCTGCGATTTCCCTTTCTCTCATTAACTTAGCCGGTGCCGGCGATGAAATCGTAGCAGCTCCTACCTTGTACGGCGGTACTGTTGAAATGTTTACCGACACATTCAAGCATCTCGGCATTCATGTCAAGTTTGCTAATCCCGATGATTCGCAGTCTTTTGCATCATTAATTACAGACAAAACGAAAGCATTCTACTTAGAAAGCTTGGGAAATCCGGCTGTAAATATTCCTGATTTTGAAGCTATTGCAGACATTGCGCATAAAGCCGGCATCCCTGTTCTAGTCGACAATACCTTTGCTACACCGTACTTGTTCCGTCCGCTTGAACACGGCGCTGACGTCGTTCTTCACTCGGCAACGAAATTCATTGGCGGTCACGGTACCACCTTAGGTGGTTTAATTGTTGAAAAAGGTGATTTCGACTGGGAAGGTTCAGGACGTTTCCCTGAAATCGTCGCACCAGATGAAGCCTATGGTGGATTAAGTTTTGGCAAGGATATTCCCGGTGCCGGATTTGTGACTCGTGTTCGTGCCAAGTATCTCCGTGACCTCGGTGCTTCTTTGAGCCCATTCAATGCATGGCTCCTTATCCAGGGCTTGGAATCACTGTCTCTCCGCATTGAACGTCATGTATCGAATGCACAAAAAATTGCGGCCTTCTTAGAAAATCATCCGGCTGTTGCGAAAGTCAATTATCCATCTTTGCCAAGCTCTCCCTACTACAAATTAGCTCAGAAATATTTCCCGAAAGGAACGGGCTCCATTTTCTCCTTTGAATTGAAAGCAGGATATGAGGCAGCCCGTAAATTTATCGATGCTGCTGAAATCTTTACGGATCTTGCTAATGTCGGTGATTCCAAGTCGCTCCTCGTTCATCCGGCATCGACAACACACCAGCAGCTTTCACCGGAAGCATTGAAAGCTGCTGGTATTACAAGTGGTACGATTCGTATCTCTGTAGGCCTTGAAAATGTTGATGATTTGATTGCCGACATCGAACAGGCTCTTGAAAAAGCCGCCAAATAA
- the metA gene encoding homoserine O-succinyltransferase, with product MPIKIDGGLSAVNRLREEGIVTIGKDRAMTQDIRPLKILILNLMPLKKPTELQLLRLLGNSPIQIEIDFCRPVSRVSTHTDNSYLNRVYLEWNDIKDRYYDGFIVTGAPVEKIDFEDVEYWPELVQYFEWARSHVFSVLHYCWGAQAGLYYYYKVPKIMLPKKLCGIYSYGLTTSFHPLLRGFDDRYFIPQSRYTRVDDHKIDADSRLEVLSRSAENGINICCTSDMRHIFVMGHFEYDRNTLQEEFVRDKNKGLDPEQPKFYYPDNDSTEQPCFKWCSYAHLFYTNWVNMVYQETPYDLLQLTRKE from the coding sequence ATGCCTATTAAAATCGACGGGGGACTGTCCGCTGTGAACCGTCTCCGTGAAGAAGGAATTGTCACCATTGGAAAAGACCGCGCCATGACGCAGGATATCCGTCCTTTAAAGATTCTTATATTGAACCTTATGCCTCTTAAAAAACCGACGGAACTGCAGCTGCTGCGCCTTTTGGGAAATTCTCCCATTCAGATTGAGATTGATTTCTGCCGTCCTGTGTCCCGCGTCAGTACCCACACGGATAATTCCTATTTGAATCGGGTTTACCTTGAATGGAACGACATCAAAGACCGTTATTACGATGGCTTCATCGTCACCGGAGCTCCTGTGGAAAAGATTGACTTTGAGGATGTCGAATACTGGCCTGAACTTGTCCAGTACTTCGAATGGGCCAGGAGCCATGTCTTTTCCGTCCTCCACTATTGTTGGGGTGCCCAAGCCGGGTTGTACTATTACTATAAGGTTCCCAAGATCATGCTTCCGAAAAAGCTCTGCGGCATCTATTCCTATGGCCTGACAACAAGCTTCCATCCGCTCCTGCGTGGGTTTGACGACCGCTATTTTATTCCCCAATCGCGCTATACTCGTGTAGATGACCATAAGATTGACGCCGATTCACGCCTTGAGGTTTTGAGCCGCAGCGCCGAAAATGGTATCAACATTTGCTGCACGAGCGACATGCGCCACATCTTTGTCATGGGTCATTTCGAATACGACCGGAATACCCTGCAGGAGGAATTCGTCCGGGACAAGAACAAGGGTCTTGATCCGGAGCAGCCGAAATTCTACTATCCCGACAACGACAGCACTGAACAGCCCTGCTTCAAATGGTGCAGCTATGCCCACTTGTTTTACACCAATTGGGTTAATATGGTTTACCAGGAAACGCCCTACGACCTGCTGCAGCTGACCCGGAAAGAATAA
- a CDS encoding citrate:proton symporter — MLLGIVGFAMVIIIVAALIRSKSNPVPLFVIVPVVAALICGFTPAQIFEFVKAGVGKTWSTAVLFIFSIVYFSMMGDMGLFDPMVNWLVKKAGSNIVMVTVATACIAVISHLDGALASTLLITIPAMLPIYKKLHMRPVVLVCIIGAAMSIMNLLPWGGPVARTGVVLNVDVNDLWKELIPLQGVGLVILIGFAAYMGMMEKRRGAGLVPTGKAAELSEENSNSNDDTLNDDDKNFMYRPKMIWFNGILTLFVIGLLCFTKIPMYAAFMFGLAIALIANFHSASDQARAIKMHAATALTMPMILLASGVFLGVLSKTGMMKAMAQMLIAIIPTSLGGHLQDIFGIFAVPIGMMLGTDSYFFGLLPLAIGVGQQFGVDPHDMAMAMLIGKNYGVLVTPHAATTFLACGLAGIEIKELLKFCAPRLWVLSWISLACGAILGLFHL; from the coding sequence ATGCTGTTAGGTATTGTTGGTTTTGCGATGGTAATCATTATCGTCGCGGCACTGATTCGCTCCAAATCGAACCCTGTGCCTCTGTTCGTCATTGTCCCGGTTGTAGCTGCTCTCATTTGCGGTTTTACTCCGGCCCAGATCTTTGAATTTGTCAAAGCTGGTGTAGGCAAGACTTGGTCCACGGCCGTACTGTTCATTTTCTCCATTGTTTACTTCTCTATGATGGGTGATATGGGCTTGTTCGACCCGATGGTAAACTGGCTGGTTAAGAAGGCTGGTTCCAACATCGTTATGGTTACGGTAGCAACGGCTTGCATCGCCGTAATTTCCCACCTTGATGGTGCTCTGGCTTCCACGCTGCTGATCACGATTCCGGCTATGCTCCCAATCTATAAGAAACTGCATATGCGCCCGGTTGTGCTCGTCTGCATCATCGGTGCCGCTATGTCCATCATGAACCTCCTGCCTTGGGGCGGTCCTGTTGCTCGTACCGGCGTTGTCCTGAATGTCGATGTTAACGATCTCTGGAAGGAACTGATTCCTCTGCAGGGTGTTGGCCTTGTTATTCTTATAGGTTTTGCCGCTTATATGGGCATGATGGAAAAACGCCGTGGTGCCGGCCTCGTTCCGACGGGCAAAGCTGCCGAACTGTCTGAAGAAAACTCCAACTCCAACGATGATACCCTGAATGACGACGACAAGAACTTCATGTATCGTCCGAAGATGATTTGGTTCAACGGCATCCTGACCCTCTTCGTTATCGGTCTCCTCTGCTTCACCAAGATTCCGATGTATGCCGCTTTCATGTTTGGTCTGGCAATTGCTTTGATTGCTAACTTCCATTCTGCTTCCGACCAGGCACGTGCTATTAAGATGCACGCTGCAACGGCTCTGACCATGCCGATGATTCTGCTCGCATCCGGCGTATTCCTGGGCGTTCTGTCCAAGACCGGTATGATGAAAGCTATGGCTCAAATGCTCATTGCTATTATTCCTACCTCCCTTGGCGGTCACCTGCAGGACATCTTCGGTATCTTCGCAGTACCTATCGGCATGATGCTCGGTACCGACTCCTACTTCTTCGGTCTGCTGCCTCTGGCTATCGGCGTTGGTCAACAGTTCGGTGTTGATCCTCATGACATGGCTATGGCAATGCTCATTGGTAAGAACTACGGCGTACTGGTTACCCCGCATGCTGCTACGACCTTCCTGGCCTGCGGCCTTGCCGGTATCGAAATCAAGGAACTGCTGAAGTTCTGCGCTCCGAGACTCTGGGTACTGTCCTGGATCTCCCTGGCTTGCGGTGCTATCCTCGGCCTGTTCCACCTCTAA
- a CDS encoding spermidine/putrescine ABC transporter substrate-binding protein, with product MKKWRLLVTASLSLLILFAAGCGGGQKESKKEEQKVLNIFSWADNFNPEVLKDFEKKYNCKVNYDVFANNEELLAKIQAGGAQYDVIQPSDYMVSTMTKLDLLEKLDKSKLPNTESIMENLKTPAYDPKGEYSVVYTWGITGIAYNPKYIKTAPTSWNDLWNPEYKGRVILLNDTREVFGMALKKHGHSNNSKDEGQIREAFDDLKALAPNVLAYDTDSIKQKFIAEEAWIGTMWSGDAYFAHKDNPDIAFVIPKEGTTVWADTLAIPKGAKHKELAEEFINYLYDPQVSAKNYEYIGYNDPNTKAAEFHSKEYLDDPMLKTAVDEINKGEWLTDIGDAITIYDKFWTELKTIK from the coding sequence ATGAAAAAATGGCGTTTGCTTGTCACCGCGTCTCTCTCCCTTCTTATTCTGTTTGCTGCCGGGTGCGGCGGTGGTCAGAAAGAAAGCAAAAAAGAAGAACAGAAAGTGCTCAATATCTTCAGCTGGGCTGATAACTTCAACCCGGAAGTACTGAAAGACTTTGAAAAAAAATATAACTGCAAAGTCAATTACGATGTTTTTGCCAACAACGAAGAACTGCTGGCAAAAATTCAGGCCGGCGGTGCTCAATATGACGTAATCCAACCTTCTGATTATATGGTTTCCACCATGACGAAGCTGGACCTTTTGGAAAAACTGGACAAGAGTAAACTGCCTAATACGGAAAGTATCATGGAGAATCTGAAAACTCCGGCCTATGATCCTAAAGGGGAATATTCCGTAGTTTACACATGGGGCATTACGGGAATTGCTTATAACCCCAAATACATCAAGACGGCGCCTACTTCCTGGAATGACCTTTGGAACCCTGAATACAAAGGCCGTGTCATCCTGCTGAATGATACGCGTGAAGTTTTTGGCATGGCCCTGAAAAAGCATGGTCATTCCAATAATTCCAAGGATGAAGGACAAATTCGGGAAGCCTTTGACGACCTGAAAGCCTTAGCACCTAACGTCCTTGCCTACGATACGGACAGCATCAAGCAAAAATTCATTGCGGAAGAGGCCTGGATCGGTACCATGTGGTCAGGAGACGCCTATTTTGCCCATAAGGATAATCCGGATATTGCTTTCGTCATTCCGAAGGAAGGTACCACCGTCTGGGCAGATACCCTGGCAATTCCGAAAGGCGCCAAGCATAAGGAACTGGCAGAAGAATTTATCAACTACCTCTATGATCCTCAGGTTAGTGCCAAGAACTATGAATATATCGGCTACAATGATCCGAACACCAAGGCAGCCGAATTCCATAGCAAAGAATATCTGGATGACCCGATGCTGAAGACAGCCGTTGATGAAATCAACAAAGGCGAATGGCTGACAGATATTGGCGATGCGATTACGATTTACGATAAGTTCTGGACGGAATTAAAGACGATAAAATAA
- a CDS encoding ABC transporter permease has protein sequence MKNTWRSGTLTAYTLCVIAFLYLPLLILSLYSFNSSRINAVWTGFTLKWYTSLLSNDRVLEALTNSLIIASITTVVSTVMGTFAALALHRYQYRCKLFLNSLLYLPILIPEIVMGLSLLILFSQTGIPLGKPTLVIAHITFCLSFVIITVGARLEGSRDDLEEAASDLYATPWQSFRYITFPMILPGVIAGALMAFTLSIDDFVISFFVAGPDSTTLPLYIYAMVKRGISPQINALSTCMMCVTVSLIVISQLLQMKGYHSQGKD, from the coding sequence ATGAAAAACACATGGCGTAGCGGTACATTGACAGCGTATACGCTCTGCGTAATCGCTTTTCTCTACCTGCCTCTTCTGATCCTGTCACTCTACTCATTCAACTCTTCCCGCATCAATGCCGTCTGGACGGGCTTTACTTTAAAATGGTATACGTCCCTCCTGAGCAATGACCGCGTGCTGGAAGCTTTGACCAACAGCCTTATCATTGCCTCGATTACGACCGTTGTCTCAACAGTCATGGGGACGTTTGCAGCCCTTGCTCTGCATCGCTATCAGTATCGCTGTAAACTCTTCCTGAACAGTCTGCTCTATCTGCCCATTCTGATTCCCGAAATCGTCATGGGGCTTTCACTTCTGATTTTGTTCTCGCAGACAGGCATTCCTTTGGGCAAACCGACTCTCGTCATAGCCCATATCACATTTTGCTTATCTTTTGTCATTATCACCGTAGGTGCGCGCCTCGAAGGCAGCCGGGATGATCTCGAAGAAGCTGCCAGTGACTTATATGCCACTCCCTGGCAGTCCTTCCGGTATATCACGTTTCCGATGATTCTGCCCGGTGTCATCGCCGGTGCTTTGATGGCATTTACACTTTCCATTGATGATTTTGTCATCAGCTTCTTCGTGGCAGGGCCTGATTCCACGACGCTGCCGCTTTACATCTATGCGATGGTAAAACGTGGTATCTCTCCTCAGATTAATGCTCTGTCGACATGCATGATGTGTGTTACCGTTTCTCTCATTGTCATTTCGCAGCTTCTGCAAATGAAAGGATATCATTCTCAAGGAAAGGATTGA